The following proteins are encoded in a genomic region of Gossypium hirsutum isolate 1008001.06 chromosome D05, Gossypium_hirsutum_v2.1, whole genome shotgun sequence:
- the LOC121216984 gene encoding putative disease resistance RPP13-like protein 1, with the protein MSVFGEAALSAFLELLSAKLLDSVLNFVADHRQVHQQLKLWQSIFPEIKAVLNHAEEKQIKDEGVKNWLGDLQDLAYDVDDILDAFAYQELRLKLQKTQAQASSSKVRKLIPTCCTGGHFSPIAFMFNAKMISKIKAITDRLNSLNTRRSNLGLSEIMSQGATSKGNKPRLQPTSLMDGAVEYVGRANEKQEMLELLKSNNSDGVCVLSIVGMGGMGKTTLAQLVYNDLSIKESFDHRSWICVSDDFDAVNITKTVLRSLDADSHDENDLNLLQVKLKEKLSGKRMLLVLDDIWNESYGDWTILRAPFGAGTKIIVTTRLQKVSSNMDSVKAFYLDKLSHHHCLSIFAQHALKARNFDGHLQFKEIGENIVRRCNGLPLAAKAIGSLLRTVTDHSEWEKVYESEIWDVPEDPCGLIPALRLSYHYLPPHLKRCFAYCSIFPKDYEFEEEEIILLWRAEGFLQSKAKIQGKGLGNQYFQDLVSRSFFQRSSVLAPFLDEKRGRLGF; encoded by the coding sequence ATGTCTGTCTTTGGAGAGGCTGCTCTTTCTGCCTTTTTGGAGCTGTTGTCTGCCAAGTTGCTTGACTCTGTACTCAACTTTGTGGCCGATCACCGGCAAGTCCACCAGCAACTCAAGCTGTGGCAATCCATATTCCCCGAGATCAAAGCAGTGTTGAACCATGCAGAGGAGAAGCAGATCAAGGACGAGGGTGTGAAGAATTGGTTGGGCGATCTCCAAGACTTAGCTTACGATGTGGATGACATCTTGGACGCGTTCGCTTACCAAGAGTTACGTCTCAAGCTCCAAAAAACTCAAGCACAAGCCAGCTCTAGTAAGGTACGGAAACTCATTCCAACTTGCTGTACTGGAGGTCATTTCTCTCCAATTGCTTTTATGTTCAATGCTAAGATGATTTCAAAGATAAAAGCAATCACCGATAGACTGAATAGTTTGAACACTCGAAGAAGTAATTTGGGGTTGAGTGAGATCATGTCTCAAGGCGCAACTTCCAAGGGAAACAAACCCAGGCTGCAACCAACTTCCTTGATGGATGGAGCTGTGGAGTATGTTGGTAGAGCCAATGAGAAGCAAGAAATGCTTGAGTTGCTCAAAAGTAACAATTCCGATGGAGTTTGTGTCCTTTCCATCGTTGGCATGGGAGGGATGGGGAAAACAACTCTTGCTCAGCTTGTTTACAATGATCTCAGCATTAAGGAGTCTTTTGATCACAGGTCCTGGATATGCGTTTCTGATGACTTTGATGCTGTTAACATAACAAAGACGGTTTTAAGATCCCTCGATGCTGACTCACATGATGAGAATGACTTGAACTTGCTTCAAGTCAAGTTGAAGGAGAAGTTATCCGGAAAAAGGATGTTGCTTGTTTTAGATGACATTTGGAACGAGAGCTACGGTGATTGGACCATCTTACGGGCTCCATTTGGAGCAGGAACCAAGATTATTGTAACAACTCGACTCCAAAAGGTTTCATCTAATATGGATTCGGTGAAAGCGTTTTACTTGGATAAACTCTCGCATCATCATTGTTTATCCATATTTGCTCAGCATGCATTGAAAGCAAGAAACTTTGATGGGCATCTCCAATTTAAAGAAATTGGAGAGAACATAGTGAGAAGGTGCAACGGCTTACCTTTGGCAGCAAAAGCCATTGGAAGCTTATTACGCACAGTTACGGATCATAGTGAATGGGAAAAAGTATATGAGAGCGAGATATGGGACGTACCAGAAGATCCATGTGGCTTAATTCCAGCTTTGCGATTAAGCTACCATTATCTTCCTCCTCATCTGAAACGATGCTTTGCATACTGCTCCATATTTCCtaaagattatgaatttgaaGAAGAAGAGATAATCTTGTTATGGAGAGCAGAAGGTTTCTTGCAATCAAAAGCTAAAATTCAAGGCAAAGGTCTTGGAAACCAATATTTTCAAGATCTAGTCTCAAGGTCATTTTTTCAAAGATCTAGTGTGTTGGCAccatttttggatgaaaaacggggtcgacttgggttttga
- the LOC107943236 gene encoding aconitate hydratase, cytoplasmic isoform X1 produces the protein MYCRARFASRLASTTAAAAASFSPSACSRVSSPIASPSSASSVSFWNQRYRSLSFSSSLRSLRCSAPRLHWRSPESLRDLARTSAPVVERFHRRIATTASEHPFKGVMTSLPKPGGGEFGKFYSLPALNDPRIDRLPYSIRILLESAIRNCDNFQVTKDDVEKIIDWENTSPKQVEIPFKPARVLLQDFTGVPAVVDLASMRDAMKNLGNDPKKINPLVPVDLVVDHSVQVDVARSENAVQENMELEFKRNKERFAFLKWGSSAFHNMLVVPPGSGIVHQVNLEYLGRLVFNSDGMLYPDSVVGTDSHTTMIDGLGVAGWGVGGIEAEAAMLGQPMSMVLPGVVGFKLSGKLCDGVTATDLVLTVTQMLRKHGVVGKFVEFYGEGMGELSLADRATIANMSPEYGATMGFFPVDHVTLQYLKLTGRSDETVSMIEAYLRANKMFVDYNEPQQERAYSSFLQLDLAEVEPCISGPKRYAHYLFSFNASLLYFTYRQFSLMLSTRPHDRVPLKEMKADWHACLDNNVGFKGFAVPKEEQDKVAKFTFHGLPAELRHGSVVIAAITSCTNTSNPSVMLGAGLVAKKAYELGLEVKPWIKTSLAPGSGVVTKYLLQSGLQKYLNQQGFNIVGYGCTTCIGNSGELDESVASAISENDIIAAAVLSGNRNFEGRVHPLTRANYLASPPLVVAYALAGTVDIDFEKEPIGTGKSGKSIYFKDIWPSNDEIAQVVQSSVLPDMFKSTYEAITKGNLMWNQLSAPASTLYSWDPNSTYIHEPPYFKHMTVEPPGLHGVKDAYCLLNFGDSITTDHISPAGSIQKDSPAAKFLLERGVDKKDFNSYGSRRGNDEVMARGTFANIRIVNKLLKGEAGPKTIHVPTGEKLYVYDAAMRYKAAGQDTIVLAGAEYGSGSSRDWAAKGPMLLGVKAVIAKSFERIHRSNLVGMGIIPLCFKPGEDADFLGLTGHERYSIDLPNKISEIRPSQDVTVTTDTGKSFTCTVRFDTEVELAYFDHGGILPFVIRNLNKE, from the exons ATGTATTGTAGGGCACGATTCGCCTCGAGGCTAGCTTCGACGACGGCGGCGGCGGCGGCGTCGTTTTCGCCTTCTGCGTGTAGTAGAGTTTCGTCGCCGATTGCTTCTCCGTCTTCTGCTTCTTCTGTTTCGTTCTGGAACCAGAGGTACCGGTCTTTGAGTTTCTCGTCTTCGCTCAGGTCGCTGAGGTGCTCGGCGCCGCGGCTCCATTGGAGGTCGCCGGAGAGCCTTCGTGATCTGGCGAGGACCTCTGCTCCGGTTGTGGAGAGGTTCCACCGGAGGATCGCTACTACTG CTTCTGAGCATCCTTTCAAGGGAGTGATGACAAGCCTTCCCAAGCCTGGGGGTGGAGAATTCGGAAAATTCTATAGTTTGCCGGCTTTGAATGATCCACGAATTG ACCGTCTTCCATACTCGATAAGGATCCTTTTGGAATCTGCTATCCGTAACTGTGACAACTTTCAAGTCACAAAGGATGATGTTGAGAAGATCATTGATTGGGAGAATACATCACCGAAGCAAGTTGAAATCCCCTTCAAGCCTGCTCGTGTTCTCTTACAG GATTTTACTGGAGTGCCAGCTGTAGTTGACCTTGCAAGCATGCGGGATGCTATGAAGAATCTTGGCAATGACCCAAAGAAGATTAATCCATTG GTTCCAGTAGACCTTGTCGTTGATCATTCGGTTCAAGTTGATGTTGCAAGATCTGAAAATGCAGTACAAGAAAACATGGAACTTGAATTTAAGAGGAATAAAGAGAGATTTGCTTTCCTTAAATGGGGCTCATCTGCTTTTCATAATATGCTTGTTGTTCCTCCAGGTTCTGGAATTGTTCACCAG GTGAACCTGGAATACCTAGGACGTCTTGTTTTTAACTCTGATGGAATGCTCTACCCTGATAGCGTTGTTGGTACTGATTCACATACAACTATGATAGATGGGTTAGGAGTTGCAGGTTGGGGAGTTGGAGGAATTGAAGCAGAGGCAGCAATGCTTGGCCAG CCAATGAGCATGGTTTTACCTGGTGTTGTTGGATTCAAGCTATCTGGCAAATTGTGTGATGGTGTCACGGCCACCGACTTGGTTTTGACTGTGACACAGATGTTGAGGAAGCATGGTGttgttggcaaatttgttgaGTTTTACG GTGAGGGAATGGGTGAATTATCATTGGCTGATCGAGCCACGATAGCTAATATGTCGCCTGAATATGGAGCAACCATGGGCTTTTTCCCTGTAGATCATGTAACACTGCAGTATCTTAAGCTAACTGGTAGAAGTGATGAGACA GTATCAATGATAGAAGCTTATTTGCGTGCAAACAAGATGTTTGTCGACTACAATGAG CCTCAACAAGAAAGAGCATACAGTTCTTTTTTACAGTTGGACCTGGCTGAAGTTGAACCCTGTATCTCAGGGCCGAAGCGGTATGCACAttacctcttttcttttaatgcctctttattatattttacttatcGACAGTTTTCTTTGATGCTTTCTACTAGGCCTCATGACCGAGTTCCTTTGAAAGAAATGAAGGCTGATTGGCATGCATGTCTTGATAACAATGTTGGATTCAAG GGTTTTGCTGTGCCAAAGGAAGAGCAGGATAAAGTTGCTAAGTTCACATTCCATGGCCTGCCTGCCGAACTTAGACATGGAAGTGTTGTAATTGCGGCTATCACCAGCTGTACAAACACATCAAACCCTAGTGTCATGCTTGGGGCTGGGCTTGTTGCTAAGAAGGCTTATGAACTAGGTTTGGAG GTCAAGCCATGGATTAAAACAAGTCTTGCTCCTGGATCTGGAGTTGTTACAAAGTATTTACTTCAGAG TGGGCTGCAAAAATACTTAAATCAACAAGGTTTTAACATTGTTGGTTATGGCTGCACAACTTGTATCGGAAATTCTGGAGAACTTGATGAATCAGTTGCTTCAGCAATTtcggaaaatg atatcattgctgCAGCCGTTCTTTCTGGGAATAGAAACTTTGAAGGTCGTGTTCATCCCCTAACCAGAGCTAACTACCTTGCTTCACCTCCATTAGTAGTTGCCTATGCCCTTGCTGGCACG GTTGATATTGATTTCGAGAAAGAGCCTATAGGGACAGGAAAATCTGGTAAAAGTATATATTTCAAGGATATATGGCCTAGCAATGATGAGATCGCACAG GTTGTTCAATCTAGTGTGTTACCTGATATGTTCAAGAGCACCTATGAAGCCATCACAAAGGGCAATCTGATGTGGAATCAACTTTCCGCCCCTGCTTCCACGCTTTATTCTTGGGATCCAAACTCAACATACATTCACGAGCCTCCATATTTCAAACACATGACTGTAGAACCACCAGGCCTGCATGGAGTGAAAGATGCCTATTGCTTGCTCAATTTTGGTGACAGTATTACCACCGATCACATCTCTCCTGCAGGTAGCATCCAAAAGGATAGCCCTGCTGCTAAGTTTCTTCTTGAGCGTGGGGTGGACAAAAAGGACTTCAATTCCTATGGTAGTCGTCGAGGCAATGATGAAGTGATGGCAAGGGGCACCTTTGCCAATATCCGCATTGTCAACAAGCTCCTGAAGGGAGAAGCTGGTCCGAAGACTATTCATGTTCCGACAGGAGAAAAGCTTTATGTATATGATGCAGCAATG AGGTACAAGGCTGCTGGGCAAGACACGATAGTCTTAGCTGGAGCAGAGTATGGAAGTGGCAGCTCAAGAGATTGGGCTGCCAAGGGCCCAATGTTACTG GGCGTGAAAGCAGTTATCGCCAAGAGCTTTGAGAGAATCCATCGAAGTAATCTGGTTGGTATGGGAATCATTCCTCTTTGTTTCAAGCCTGGTGAGGACGCTGATTTTTTAGGATTAACTGGCCATGAACGTTATTCAATTGACCTTCCAAATAAAATCAGTGAGATAAGGCCCAGCCAAGATGTTACAGTCACAACTGACACTGGCAAGTCGTTCACGTGTACTGTTCGCTTCGATACTGAG GTGGAATTGGCATACTTTGATCACGGTGGCATTCTTCCATTTGTTATCCGTAACCTAAACAAAGAGTAG
- the LOC107943236 gene encoding aconitate hydratase, cytoplasmic isoform X2 has protein sequence MYCRARFASRLASTTAAAAASFSPSACSRVSSPIASPSSASSVSFWNQRYRSLSFSSSLRSLRCSAPRLHWRSPESLRDLARTSAPVVERFHRRIATTASEHPFKGVMTSLPKPGGGEFGKFYSLPALNDPRIDRLPYSIRILLESAIRNCDNFQVTKDDVEKIIDWENTSPKQVEIPFKPARVLLQDFTGVPAVVDLASMRDAMKNLGNDPKKINPLVPVDLVVDHSVQVDVARSENAVQENMELEFKRNKERFAFLKWGSSAFHNMLVVPPGSGIVHQVNLEYLGRLVFNSDGMLYPDSVVGTDSHTTMIDGLGVAGWGVGGIEAEAAMLGQPMSMVLPGVVGFKLSGKLCDGVTATDLVLTVTQMLRKHGVVGKFVEFYGEGMGELSLADRATIANMSPEYGATMGFFPVDHVTLQYLKLTGRSDETVSMIEAYLRANKMFVDYNEPQQERAYSSFLQLDLAEVEPCISGPKRPHDRVPLKEMKADWHACLDNNVGFKGFAVPKEEQDKVAKFTFHGLPAELRHGSVVIAAITSCTNTSNPSVMLGAGLVAKKAYELGLEVKPWIKTSLAPGSGVVTKYLLQSGLQKYLNQQGFNIVGYGCTTCIGNSGELDESVASAISENDIIAAAVLSGNRNFEGRVHPLTRANYLASPPLVVAYALAGTVDIDFEKEPIGTGKSGKSIYFKDIWPSNDEIAQVVQSSVLPDMFKSTYEAITKGNLMWNQLSAPASTLYSWDPNSTYIHEPPYFKHMTVEPPGLHGVKDAYCLLNFGDSITTDHISPAGSIQKDSPAAKFLLERGVDKKDFNSYGSRRGNDEVMARGTFANIRIVNKLLKGEAGPKTIHVPTGEKLYVYDAAMRYKAAGQDTIVLAGAEYGSGSSRDWAAKGPMLLGVKAVIAKSFERIHRSNLVGMGIIPLCFKPGEDADFLGLTGHERYSIDLPNKISEIRPSQDVTVTTDTGKSFTCTVRFDTEVELAYFDHGGILPFVIRNLNKE, from the exons ATGTATTGTAGGGCACGATTCGCCTCGAGGCTAGCTTCGACGACGGCGGCGGCGGCGGCGTCGTTTTCGCCTTCTGCGTGTAGTAGAGTTTCGTCGCCGATTGCTTCTCCGTCTTCTGCTTCTTCTGTTTCGTTCTGGAACCAGAGGTACCGGTCTTTGAGTTTCTCGTCTTCGCTCAGGTCGCTGAGGTGCTCGGCGCCGCGGCTCCATTGGAGGTCGCCGGAGAGCCTTCGTGATCTGGCGAGGACCTCTGCTCCGGTTGTGGAGAGGTTCCACCGGAGGATCGCTACTACTG CTTCTGAGCATCCTTTCAAGGGAGTGATGACAAGCCTTCCCAAGCCTGGGGGTGGAGAATTCGGAAAATTCTATAGTTTGCCGGCTTTGAATGATCCACGAATTG ACCGTCTTCCATACTCGATAAGGATCCTTTTGGAATCTGCTATCCGTAACTGTGACAACTTTCAAGTCACAAAGGATGATGTTGAGAAGATCATTGATTGGGAGAATACATCACCGAAGCAAGTTGAAATCCCCTTCAAGCCTGCTCGTGTTCTCTTACAG GATTTTACTGGAGTGCCAGCTGTAGTTGACCTTGCAAGCATGCGGGATGCTATGAAGAATCTTGGCAATGACCCAAAGAAGATTAATCCATTG GTTCCAGTAGACCTTGTCGTTGATCATTCGGTTCAAGTTGATGTTGCAAGATCTGAAAATGCAGTACAAGAAAACATGGAACTTGAATTTAAGAGGAATAAAGAGAGATTTGCTTTCCTTAAATGGGGCTCATCTGCTTTTCATAATATGCTTGTTGTTCCTCCAGGTTCTGGAATTGTTCACCAG GTGAACCTGGAATACCTAGGACGTCTTGTTTTTAACTCTGATGGAATGCTCTACCCTGATAGCGTTGTTGGTACTGATTCACATACAACTATGATAGATGGGTTAGGAGTTGCAGGTTGGGGAGTTGGAGGAATTGAAGCAGAGGCAGCAATGCTTGGCCAG CCAATGAGCATGGTTTTACCTGGTGTTGTTGGATTCAAGCTATCTGGCAAATTGTGTGATGGTGTCACGGCCACCGACTTGGTTTTGACTGTGACACAGATGTTGAGGAAGCATGGTGttgttggcaaatttgttgaGTTTTACG GTGAGGGAATGGGTGAATTATCATTGGCTGATCGAGCCACGATAGCTAATATGTCGCCTGAATATGGAGCAACCATGGGCTTTTTCCCTGTAGATCATGTAACACTGCAGTATCTTAAGCTAACTGGTAGAAGTGATGAGACA GTATCAATGATAGAAGCTTATTTGCGTGCAAACAAGATGTTTGTCGACTACAATGAG CCTCAACAAGAAAGAGCATACAGTTCTTTTTTACAGTTGGACCTGGCTGAAGTTGAACCCTGTATCTCAGGGCCGAAGCG GCCTCATGACCGAGTTCCTTTGAAAGAAATGAAGGCTGATTGGCATGCATGTCTTGATAACAATGTTGGATTCAAG GGTTTTGCTGTGCCAAAGGAAGAGCAGGATAAAGTTGCTAAGTTCACATTCCATGGCCTGCCTGCCGAACTTAGACATGGAAGTGTTGTAATTGCGGCTATCACCAGCTGTACAAACACATCAAACCCTAGTGTCATGCTTGGGGCTGGGCTTGTTGCTAAGAAGGCTTATGAACTAGGTTTGGAG GTCAAGCCATGGATTAAAACAAGTCTTGCTCCTGGATCTGGAGTTGTTACAAAGTATTTACTTCAGAG TGGGCTGCAAAAATACTTAAATCAACAAGGTTTTAACATTGTTGGTTATGGCTGCACAACTTGTATCGGAAATTCTGGAGAACTTGATGAATCAGTTGCTTCAGCAATTtcggaaaatg atatcattgctgCAGCCGTTCTTTCTGGGAATAGAAACTTTGAAGGTCGTGTTCATCCCCTAACCAGAGCTAACTACCTTGCTTCACCTCCATTAGTAGTTGCCTATGCCCTTGCTGGCACG GTTGATATTGATTTCGAGAAAGAGCCTATAGGGACAGGAAAATCTGGTAAAAGTATATATTTCAAGGATATATGGCCTAGCAATGATGAGATCGCACAG GTTGTTCAATCTAGTGTGTTACCTGATATGTTCAAGAGCACCTATGAAGCCATCACAAAGGGCAATCTGATGTGGAATCAACTTTCCGCCCCTGCTTCCACGCTTTATTCTTGGGATCCAAACTCAACATACATTCACGAGCCTCCATATTTCAAACACATGACTGTAGAACCACCAGGCCTGCATGGAGTGAAAGATGCCTATTGCTTGCTCAATTTTGGTGACAGTATTACCACCGATCACATCTCTCCTGCAGGTAGCATCCAAAAGGATAGCCCTGCTGCTAAGTTTCTTCTTGAGCGTGGGGTGGACAAAAAGGACTTCAATTCCTATGGTAGTCGTCGAGGCAATGATGAAGTGATGGCAAGGGGCACCTTTGCCAATATCCGCATTGTCAACAAGCTCCTGAAGGGAGAAGCTGGTCCGAAGACTATTCATGTTCCGACAGGAGAAAAGCTTTATGTATATGATGCAGCAATG AGGTACAAGGCTGCTGGGCAAGACACGATAGTCTTAGCTGGAGCAGAGTATGGAAGTGGCAGCTCAAGAGATTGGGCTGCCAAGGGCCCAATGTTACTG GGCGTGAAAGCAGTTATCGCCAAGAGCTTTGAGAGAATCCATCGAAGTAATCTGGTTGGTATGGGAATCATTCCTCTTTGTTTCAAGCCTGGTGAGGACGCTGATTTTTTAGGATTAACTGGCCATGAACGTTATTCAATTGACCTTCCAAATAAAATCAGTGAGATAAGGCCCAGCCAAGATGTTACAGTCACAACTGACACTGGCAAGTCGTTCACGTGTACTGTTCGCTTCGATACTGAG GTGGAATTGGCATACTTTGATCACGGTGGCATTCTTCCATTTGTTATCCGTAACCTAAACAAAGAGTAG